The sequence GACCATGGGTTTTTCATTATTTATGAACCCCATCGCGCTGGCATTGATGAGTGAGTTAGTCGATGGGTTGTATAGCAATGAAAGCATTCCCTGGGTTATATTAGCCGTACTAATCCCTTGACTTGCCACTGTCGGTGTTGTTATCCTGGATAGTACACCTGGCAGGAACATCATGGCTACGAAAGCAGCCTCGCCAAATATCACCAACGCCAGCGCAAGGTAAAAGAACTTCCCCCTGCGTTTCTGGGTCTTCCTTGCCTTTTTGGGTTTAGACATGACTAAGGTCAAGACCCTTGATTGTTTATTAAGGTTAACTCTCCTTCGCCTTTGCTCATGATAAACTTTAATTAATGCGGTAATACGTAATTTAATAATGAAAGCCCTGGTACTTCATGGCCTGGGATCAAGTCCTGAAAAGATAAATTGGCTGATTGGCCCGCTGATAGCACTGAGTTTAGAGGTGGCGTCACCTACTTATAGGGACTTTGAGGATGGATTGAACAAGGTCAATGAGATCCTAGGGAACATTAATGAGGATTTCATTATTGCGGGTCATTCCATGGGTGGTACAATCGCTCTACTTACTGCCTCAACAGCAAGAAAGATCGCATGCGCAATCTCCGTATCTGGACCTACCGATAGGCTAGCCCAGATTAGGTGGTTACTTGCTGGTGAGCCTGGTAGTATTAGGCGGAGGACGTATGAGGAGTTGGCTAGGATTGATAGTAGGCAAGTCACAGAGGAGTTCCTAATAAAGACCTCGCCAATTAATTACCTAAAGCCTAACCTGCCGCCGATGCTCCTTATACACGGTACTAATGACGAGTTAGTGAATATTCAGCAGGTTGAGAATTATTACGAGAAGGCCAAGGCTCTTGGTAATATTGTGGAACTCATAAGGGTTGAGGGGATGCCGCATACACCAAGGGGTAAGGACATTAGGGTTATTGCCAGAGCCATTGAGGATTTTGTACGTAAGCGTTGCCTATCTAACTCAAGTAAGTAATGGCAATTAAGTAATGAGTAATAAGGTAAATTAAATTTTTAAGAAGAGGTCATTGCTGTGCGTTGGTCTGTTAGTCTGCGACATACGTCTCTTGATGTGATTCCTCATCAATATATGGTACTTTAACCAGTTTATGGCCCTTATGAAGTGGCAGCAAGGATTTATGGATCATGGTCCTACAATCTGAGCACCAATAAAATTCATCCTCGTCGGTCTCCTCGTTTAACTCCATGAAGAATGGGCATTGCCACTCAGTCATCACCATCTTCATATAGTAGGGGCTATCCTTATTTGTGCAAATACCTATATCGTCATGTAGCTCATGAAGCCTGAAGTATTTGCAATTTATACACTTAATTTCCATAAACTCACCCACTATTTTACTTACAAATAGAGTTAATAAATCTGTCGCAAAATGTACTAGTGATATACATCCATACACATCTATAGATAATAATGCTTAAAATTACTAACATAGTACAAATGCCATATGAAGCTGGTAATAATAAGTGGTAAGGACGTTGACGTGGTAATCGATAATAAGGATGGTGCAGCAGGGCTCATAAATGCGGTAGCAACTGCCTTTAAAGATTACAGTACCGGTAGGGTTAAAATGCCCCAGAGGACGGTTATTTACTTGGATAATGATTGGTGGGGTGTAATGCCCTGTGGTTCACGTAATATAGGGTTCTCTGTTAAGGTTGTTAACGTTATTGAAGGTAATAAAGCCCGTGAATTGCCAACCACCCAAGGCATTGTCATTCTAATGGATGACATAACTGGAGTTCCACTGGCGGTTATTAATGGCACTGCGATGACTGCATGGAGGACAGCTGCGGCCACTGCTGTGTCAATTAGGTACATGGCTCGACGTGCTGACAATGTTGCGATTATTGGTGCCGGGTTACAGGCGAAGTACCACGTGCTATTACTTACCAGAGTGTTTCCAATAAGGAAGTTAATAATATACTCCAGGACGAGAACTAAGGCCATTGAGCTAATGAAGGTAGCGCAGGGCAGGGGCGTTGACGCCATGGTTGCGGATACAGGCCATGATGCAGTTAAGCATGCGGACGTTGTGATTACGGCAACCACAAGCAGGGAACCAGTGCTCCTGGGGTCTTGGTTGCATGATGGTATTCACATAGCGTCTATTGGTGCACCTGAGATTAATTCCAGGGAACTTGATGATGAAGTAATACGTAGAGCATCGGTGATTGCCGTGGATTCACGTGTGGCCGTCACTAATGAGACTGGGGATGTAATAATTCCTATTAGGAATGGGTTAATAACTGAAAATAATTTAATAGAGATAGGTGAGATAATAAGTGGTTTAAGGCGTGGTAGGTCAGGAGATAATGACATTACATTGTTTAAATCCGTCGGTATTGCGGTGGAGGATTTGGCCGCTGCGTCGTATATCTATAAAAATGCTGAAAGTAGAGGTATAGGTAATGCAGTAGAGCTATAGAGTTTAAAGTTTATGTAAATAATGTAATAGGTTACGTGAGTTTGTAGT is a genomic window of Vulcanisaeta souniana JCM 11219 containing:
- a CDS encoding alpha/beta hydrolase family protein yields the protein MKALVLHGLGSSPEKINWLIGPLIALSLEVASPTYRDFEDGLNKVNEILGNINEDFIIAGHSMGGTIALLTASTARKIACAISVSGPTDRLAQIRWLLAGEPGSIRRRTYEELARIDSRQVTEEFLIKTSPINYLKPNLPPMLLIHGTNDELVNIQQVENYYEKAKALGNIVELIRVEGMPHTPRGKDIRVIARAIEDFVRKRCLSNSSK
- a CDS encoding ornithine cyclodeaminase family protein, whose amino-acid sequence is MKLVIISGKDVDVVIDNKDGAAGLINAVATAFKDYSTGRVKMPQRTVIYLDNDWWGVMPCGSRNIGFSVKVVNVIEGNKARELPTTQGIVILMDDITGVPLAVINGTAMTAWRTAAATAVSIRYMARRADNVAIIGAGLQAKYHVLLLTRVFPIRKLIIYSRTRTKAIELMKVAQGRGVDAMVADTGHDAVKHADVVITATTSREPVLLGSWLHDGIHIASIGAPEINSRELDDEVIRRASVIAVDSRVAVTNETGDVIIPIRNGLITENNLIEIGEIISGLRRGRSGDNDITLFKSVGIAVEDLAAASYIYKNAESRGIGNAVEL